One part of the Phragmites australis chromosome 3, lpPhrAust1.1, whole genome shotgun sequence genome encodes these proteins:
- the LOC133911652 gene encoding glutathione reductase, chloroplastic-like isoform X1: protein MAARATLPFSCSSTLQTLTWTLSPRGPLPLRRGFLRIPSLPRLSRAPRLSRRHLSASATAPNGASSEGEYDYDLFTIGAGSGGVRASRFASTLYGARVAVCEMPFATVASDEHGGLGGTCVLRGCVPKKLLVYGSKYSHEFEESHGFGWTYETEPKHDWSTLIANKNTELQRLVGIYKNILNNAGVTLIEGRGKIVDPHTVSVDGKLYTAKNILVAVGGRPSMPTIPGIEHVIDSDAALDLPSKPEKIAIVGGGYIALEFAGIFNGFKSEVHVFIRQKKVLRGFDEEVRDFIAEQISLRGITFHTEQTPQAVTKSNDGLLSLKTNKETIGGFSHVMFATGRRPNTMNLGLEEVGVKMDKNGAIVVDEYSRTSVDSIWAVGDVTNRVNLTPVALMEGGAFVKSVFGNEPTKPDYSAVPSAVFSQPPIGQVGLTEEQAIEEYGDVDVFVANFRPLKATLSGLPDRVLMKIIVCATTNKVLGVHMCGDDAPEIIQGIAIAVKAGLIKQNFDATIGIHPTSAEEFVTMRNATRKIRKNTAAQVESKDEVVTKQ from the exons ATGGCGGCGCGCGCGACCCTTCCCTTCTCCTGCTCCTCCACGCTCCAAACCCTAACCTGGACCCTCTCGCCTCGCGGTCCTCTCCCCCTCCGCCGCGGCTTCCTCCGCATCCCCTCCCTCCCTAGGCTCTCCCGCGCTCCCCGCCTCTCCCGCCGCCACCTCTCGGCGTCCGCGACGGCCCCCAATGGTGCCTCCTCTGAAGGGGAGTACGACTACGACCTCTTCACCATCGGCGCTGGGAGCGGCGGCGTCCGGGCCTCGCGCTTCGCCTCCACGCTGTACGGCGCCCGCGTCGCCGTCTGCGAGATGCCCTTCGCCACCGTAGCCTCGGACGAGCACGGCGGCCTCGGCGGCAC ATGTGTGCTTCGTGGTTGTGTTCCAAAGAAATTGTTGGTGTATGGATCCAAGTACTCTCATGAGTTTGAAGAGTCTCATGGCTTTGGATGGACGTATGAGACTGAACCAAAGCATGACTGGAGCACTCTCATAGCCAATAAAAATACAGAGCTGCAGCGCCTAGTTGGTATCTACAAGAATATTTTAAACAATGCAGGAGTCACTCTAATTGAAGGCCGTGGAAAG ATAGTTGATCCTCATACCGTTAGCGTGGATGGTAAGCTCTACACTGCTAAGAACATACTAGTTGCTGTTGGTGGTCGACCATCGATGCCAACTATCCCTGGTATAGAGCATGTTATAGATTCTGATGCTGCATTGGATTTGCCATCAAAACCTGAGAAGATTGCAATAGTGGGAGGCGGGTATATCGCGCTGGAGTTTGCTGGCATTTTCAATGGCTTTAAAAGTGAGGTTCATGTGTTTATTCGGCAGAAGAAAGTTTTAAGAGGGTTTGATGAAGAG GTTAGAGATTTCATTGCTGAACAGATATCTTTAAGGGGCATCACATTTCATACTGAACAGACCCCTCAAGCTGTAACTAAATCGAATGATGGTTTGCTATCTCTGAAGACCAATAAAGAAACTATTGGTGGGTTCTCACATGTAATGTTTGCAACAGGTCGCAGACCAAATACAATG AACCTTGGACTGGAAGAGGTTGGGGTCAAAATGGATAAGAATGGTGCAATAGTG gttgatgagtatTCTCGAACATCAGTTGATTCAATTTGGGCTGTGGGAGATGTTACCAATAGGGTCAACCTGACCCCAGTTGCACTGATGGAGGGTGGGGCATTTGTGAAGAGTGTATTTGGCAATGAACCTACCAAACCAGACTACAG TGCTGTACCTTCTGCTGTGTTCTCCCAACCACCAATTGGACAAGTTGGTCTTACCGAGGAGCAG GCTATCGAAGAGTATGGAGATGTAGATGTCTTTGTAGCCAACTTCAGGCCTCTCAAGGCCACTCTCTCTGGACTGCCTGATCGTGTGTTAATGAAGATTATTGTGTGTGCTACGACAAACAAAGTTCTAGGAGTGCACATGTGTGGTGATGATGCACCTGAGATAATTCAG GGAATTGCAATTGCTGTTAAGGCTGGGTTGATAAAGCAAAATTTTGATGCCACCATTGGTATTCACCCAACATCTGCTGAGGAATTTGTCACAATGAGGAATGCAACTAGAAAAATTCGGAAAAATACTGCAGCTCAG
- the LOC133911652 gene encoding glutathione reductase, chloroplastic-like isoform X2 yields MAARATLPFSCSSTLQTLTWTLSPRGPLPLRRGFLRIPSLPRLSRAPRLSRRHLSASATAPNGASSEGEYDYDLFTIGAGSGGVRASRFASTLYGARVAVCEMPFATVASDEHGGLGGTCVLRGCVPKKLLVYGSKYSHEFEESHGFGWTYETEPKHDWSTLIANKNTELQRLVGIYKNILNNAGVTLIEGRGKIVDPHTVSVDGKLYTAKNILVAVGGRPSMPTIPGIEHVIDSDAALDLPSKPEKIAIVGGGYIALEFAGIFNGFKSEVHVFIRQKKVLRGFDEEVRDFIAEQISLRGITFHTEQTPQAVTKSNDGLLSLKTNKETIGGFSHVMFATGRRPNTMNLGLEEVGVKMDKNGAIVVDEYSRTSVDSIWAVGDVTNRVNLTPVALMEGGAFVKSVFGNEPTKPDYRIIMSTISFPPLSPSTMLTILLCSSSILYLSM; encoded by the exons ATGGCGGCGCGCGCGACCCTTCCCTTCTCCTGCTCCTCCACGCTCCAAACCCTAACCTGGACCCTCTCGCCTCGCGGTCCTCTCCCCCTCCGCCGCGGCTTCCTCCGCATCCCCTCCCTCCCTAGGCTCTCCCGCGCTCCCCGCCTCTCCCGCCGCCACCTCTCGGCGTCCGCGACGGCCCCCAATGGTGCCTCCTCTGAAGGGGAGTACGACTACGACCTCTTCACCATCGGCGCTGGGAGCGGCGGCGTCCGGGCCTCGCGCTTCGCCTCCACGCTGTACGGCGCCCGCGTCGCCGTCTGCGAGATGCCCTTCGCCACCGTAGCCTCGGACGAGCACGGCGGCCTCGGCGGCAC ATGTGTGCTTCGTGGTTGTGTTCCAAAGAAATTGTTGGTGTATGGATCCAAGTACTCTCATGAGTTTGAAGAGTCTCATGGCTTTGGATGGACGTATGAGACTGAACCAAAGCATGACTGGAGCACTCTCATAGCCAATAAAAATACAGAGCTGCAGCGCCTAGTTGGTATCTACAAGAATATTTTAAACAATGCAGGAGTCACTCTAATTGAAGGCCGTGGAAAG ATAGTTGATCCTCATACCGTTAGCGTGGATGGTAAGCTCTACACTGCTAAGAACATACTAGTTGCTGTTGGTGGTCGACCATCGATGCCAACTATCCCTGGTATAGAGCATGTTATAGATTCTGATGCTGCATTGGATTTGCCATCAAAACCTGAGAAGATTGCAATAGTGGGAGGCGGGTATATCGCGCTGGAGTTTGCTGGCATTTTCAATGGCTTTAAAAGTGAGGTTCATGTGTTTATTCGGCAGAAGAAAGTTTTAAGAGGGTTTGATGAAGAG GTTAGAGATTTCATTGCTGAACAGATATCTTTAAGGGGCATCACATTTCATACTGAACAGACCCCTCAAGCTGTAACTAAATCGAATGATGGTTTGCTATCTCTGAAGACCAATAAAGAAACTATTGGTGGGTTCTCACATGTAATGTTTGCAACAGGTCGCAGACCAAATACAATG AACCTTGGACTGGAAGAGGTTGGGGTCAAAATGGATAAGAATGGTGCAATAGTG gttgatgagtatTCTCGAACATCAGTTGATTCAATTTGGGCTGTGGGAGATGTTACCAATAGGGTCAACCTGACCCCAGTTGCACTGATGGAGGGTGGGGCATTTGTGAAGAGTGTATTTGGCAATGAACCTACCAAACCAGACTACAG AATCATCATGAGCACAATCTCCTTTCCCCCCTTATCCCCTTCCACCATGCTGACAATCCTGTTGTGTTCTTCTAGTATCCTTTATTTGAGCATGTGA
- the LOC133911651 gene encoding uncharacterized protein LOC133911651, with amino-acid sequence MSTGQLDAEYLYEEYETLQWERPWEWGLVAIDMLLMENQIPFIAVRILFEILKTEHDKAVDLTACAQNMFKNYLPPGMRTSTSPIHCRDVRCLLYLLYWSIHPNPKLDNRLMQPLPDPPTSGMDPAKKLETDGISIRRRQQWWPFSRFLEPFSFMDIIFSHGTVEIPQLEISDTSIQLLQNPIAFDKCYHSVTSHVTNSWMPLMPIPRTWRCCARRMFLMSS; translated from the coding sequence ATGAGTACTGGGCAATTGGATGCTGAATATCTGTACGAGGAATATGAAACTCTCCAGTGGGAAAGGCCCTGGGAGTGGGGCTTGGTTGCCATCGACATGCTCCTAATGGAAAACCAGATACCTTTCATTGCTGTCAGAATCTTGTTTGAGATTCTGAAGACAGAGCATGACAAAGCTGTTGACCTGACGGCATGTGCAcaaaatatgttcaagaactatcttCCACCTGGAATGCGCACCTCGACAAGCCCAATACACTGCAGGGATGTGCGCTGCCTCCTATACTTGCTCTACTGGTCCATCCATCCAAATCCGAAGCTAGACAACAGACTGATGCAGCCATTGCCAGATCCACCTACATCTGGCATGGATCCTGCAAAGAAGCTTGAGACTGATGGTATCAGTATCAGGAGAAGGCAGCAGTGGTGGCCTTTCAGTCGTTTTCTGGAGCCGTTCAGCTTCATGGACATCATTTTCAGTCACGGTACAGTAGAGATCCCTCAACTGGAGATTAGTGACACAAGCATTCAGTTGCTGCAGAACCCCATCGCTTTTGATAAGTGCTACCACAGCGTGACGTCCCATGTGACAAATTCATGGATGCCCTTAATGCCGATTCCCAGGACATGGAGATGCTGCGCAAGAAGAATGTTTCTGATGTCCAGTTGA